The sequence GTTTGATTTTGGGAAGAAAATCGACGGTGTATTCACTGCCGCGATAGATTTCGGTGTGGCCTTTTTGGCGTCCGAATCCTTTGACTTCCGCGACAGTCATCCCCTCAATGCCGACTTCGGCGAGGGCATCCTTCACTTCCTCGAGTTTGAATGGCTTAATAATTGCCTCAATTTTTTTCATTTGCTGTGGTTCTCCTGCCCGCGTTGGCCAGTTACCGGTAAAGCTGCGGGCAGCCGCACCAGTGAATTGCAGGGCAATCCAAGAGTCTTAAGCAGCCCGTGTGCCAACCGGAAAGACAAACCGAAACCGTCATATTTCAGGCGTTTCTTTGTGTTTTTTTTTAAATCCATTTAATGGACAGCCCAACGGCTATCGGTTTTTATCCAGACTGTTGATTTTTGTGCAGGAATAACTTTGGTTCGACAAAGTGAAGTTTCGTCCAGAAAATCACGTTTTGGAGGTGAACCTCGGCAAACAACTATGAGCAAAGGCAAGCGCGGCAAAAAACGGTTCCCCAAGCCTTCGCAAGCCTCGCCGTCGGTTCCACAGGAATTGCTGCCCGATGAGCCGGAAGCGGTGCCTGAACCCGAGCTGGTTTCCCCCGCCCAACCCACCTCCTTTTTCCGCCGATGCGATTGGTTGGCATTTACGCTGGCTACGTTGATTTCGTTTGGCGTTTATTTTTACACCCTCGCCCCGGATCTCACGCTGGAAGATTCCGGCGAACTGGCAGTGGGCTCGATGTATGCCGGTGTGCCGCATCCGCCGGGTTATCCGGTTTGGACACTTTACACTTGGGCATTCACCCAATTGCCCTTTGGGAATATCGCTTGGCGCGTCGCGCTCTCCTCCGCGGTAGCCGCAGCGCTCGCCTGCGGGTTGCTCGCGCTGATGGTTTCGCGAACCGCCCAATTGATGCTCAAGAGCATCGAAACATTTCGGGAGGTGAAAGAGCGTCAACGCGATCTGATCGGCCTCGCTTCCGGTACAGCCGCAGGTTTGCTATTGGCCTTCAACGGATTCATGTGGAGTCAGGCGGTGATTGTGGAAGTGTACACGCTTGGCATTTTCACGTTTATGGCCGTATTGGCGCTGATGATGCGATGGTATTTTCGCCCAACCCAACGGTGGCCACTTTACCTCGCCTATTTCTGTTTTGGCCTATGCTTTGCAAATCACCAAACCTTGCTGCTAGCCGCTGTAGGTATCGAAGCGATTGTGCTGCTAGCCGACCGAAAAATAGGGAAAGATTTTTTGCTTTGTAATTGCGGGGTGTATATCTTGGGGCTGTTCGCCACCCTGCCTGCAGAAGGCGCGCCTCCGGACAGCGAACCGGGCGTGTTCATCCTTTTCAATACCGTGGGCGTAACTATGTTTGCCCTGTTGCTGGGGATGATGCTTTACGACCGAGGGAAGCAATACGTCCTCAAGGGGTCATTGAATCCGACAAACCTAACCGCAATCACCGTGTCCGCAGTGGCTGTGTACCTGCTTTCCGCCGGAGCGTTTGGCTGGGCATGGGGTTCGTTTTTTGATGACAATAAATTCTCAAGTGCCGCCAACGCGGTGAAAGTGTGGGCTTTACTCAACGCGTTGCTACTCGGAGCGCTGGCCCTGTTTTCGTGGCTAAAAAACGGGGGCAACCCAAATACTCCGCCGCTGCTACGCCATTGGATGCCCTTGCTCAATACCCGCGCAGCTTGGCTGCTGGGAGCTGCATTTTATTTGTACATGCCCATTGCTTCAATGACCAACCCGCCGATGAACTGGGCCTATCCGCGTACCGAACAGGGTTTCAAGCACTCCTTCTTTCGAAAGCAGTACGACAAAATTGAGCCTTCAAATTTAACGCGGATATTTTTTGACCGCAACTACATCGCGCCGCGCCCAAACAACCCCTCACCCCGCACCCAGTTCAACGGCGGCCAAGCTTACGTTTACCTGGAGGAAGCCGCGCAGGAATTCAGCATGAGTTATTTGGCATTAGCATTCCTTCCAATGGCGTTCCTCCCGTGGATGGCAATCCGAGAGCGCCGTTGGATAGCGGCTCTCACCGGCATTTTCATTTCCTTCACACTCATTTTAATTTTCCTGCTCAACCCCACCGCGGATGAGCAGAACCGGCACTTATACAAAGTGTTTTTCACAGCCACGCATATTTTCATCGCGCTCGCCGCCGGGCTGGGCACAGCCCTTGTCGCCGCCACGCTGACTTCGCGCAACCGGGAGCTTGCTATTGGATTAACAGGATTTCTCTCACTGCTCGTCATTTTGGAAATCATTCAAGCGGTTGACACGTTCAAAGCCACAGATTTCATCATCCCGCAATCCGCAGCGGTGATCGGGCTGTCGCTCATTTTTCTGTTACTCCTTTGCGCAGTGGGCCGATTGGCCGGTCCCAAATCATTCCGCAGCAGCTTGCTGGCGCTGGGCGTTGGACTCATCATTTTACTTCCCATACGCCCGGCGCTTTCCAACTGGGCGGTGAACGAACAGCGCGGTCATCTCTTTGGCTATTGGTACGGCCACGATATGTTTACGCCGCCCTTTAAAATTTTTCCAGAAATGGACAAGGACGCCATTCTATTTGGCGGCACCGATCCGGGGCGCTTTGCGCCGACGTATATGATTTTTTGCGAGAGCTTTATCGCGGCCAAATACAAGCGCGATAAGAATTTTGACCGGCGCGATGTGTATATCATCACCCAAAACGCGTTGGCCGATGGGACTTATCTGCAATACATCCGCGCCCATTACAACCGCAGCGCACAGGTGGATAAGGAGGATAAGGATTTTTTCCGCAGCCTCGCCGACAAACTGGACCCTGATGAAGCCAAGACGGCTGACGACCGCAGGGATGTCCTCGAACGCCGAAGCACGCTTTATATGCTCACGCTGCTTGGCTTATTGGTGGGCGCGGGAATGCTCGTTCATGCTTCAATCCTGCGAAGGGACGAGGAGAACCACCGCGAATCACTCGGCGCGTTTCGGTGGGGGGGCTTGGTTATTCTGGGTTCACTGTTGATGTTGCCGGCAGCGGCGAAATCCGTACTGCACAAAGCAGACGGGATTTTAACCGGTGTGGGTCAGCGCGTTGAGCAAGCCCGCCGTGACCGCGGAGTGTATCCCAAGAACGAGATCCACACGCCCTCAACGTTAGATAACCAAATTGCGTTCAACGATTATTTGCAGGACGCCATGCGCCGGATGGCCCTCGGACAACTCGCCCACAACGAAAATGTAACGCTCAATTTCCCATTCCAATGCCCAAAATGCGGCACCGGCCATTTAGTTTCCGTCGACCGAAACCGATTGGAGCTCTACCGACAAATGACGGTTCAGGGCGGGCTTCTCTGCCCCAATGACCAACAGTTCATGCCCACCCCATCCAGCCCGCAAATGCAGGTGCGCGGCACCGGCTCGGTGATGGCAATTAATGCTCTCCTCACCAAAGTCATTTTTGAAACCAATCCAGCCCACTCATTTTATGTGGAAGAAAGTTACCCGCTTCAGTGGATGTATCCATACATCACCCCGCATGGAATTATCATGAAGCTCGAAGCGGAACGCGAATTTGAAATCACCGCCATTACCCCTGCCCCGTTGAACCCAACCAATGCCCCCGTACAATTGGCCGTGGGCGATGAGCTGACCTTGCCACCCGGGCCTGACCAAGATTCAATAAAACCGCTGACGCCGGCAAAGTTTTTTGTGTCTTCAATCCAAACCAACGGAATGCCCTCAGCCATCCGAATTGAAGATGGCGGGCGGTTCGAGTTGTCGCCCCCTGAACTTTTATTTGTCACCGGCGAACGCACAAACGTGGCCAGCCTCAAGGTGAAGATGGAGCGCATCCCCAATGCCGCCGCGTACCAAATTATCCAGGCTGAAGTTGACCCAAAAATGGCAGGGTTCAACTTTCAGAAAAACGAAGTGCTGCAGGTTTTTGATTCCATTATCTCGGGCAGCTTACAGATCAAACAACACGCCCGATTACGTGTCACCGAAGTCAACTCGCAAACCGGCATTGCCCAAGTAGAAATTATCCAGGGCGGACGGTACGTTTTGATGCCTCCGCGCCACATCAACCTCCACGCGGCCAACGGCGTTCCGCTTCGCATGGAAATCCAGCCCCGACGGATCCCCAAATACACCGAACTGTCTGAAGCCATGCTCGCCCGCGATCGAAAATTTTGGGACGAATATTCCAAGCGCCTCATCGGCGATGCCATCAATGAAACCATGACTGTTGAGGCCATTTGCCAGTGGGTTGAAAAAACCCATCTCCGACGCAACCTCGACGGATTTAACGGAGACCCCCGATTTCTGCGCGATCAATTGGCTCAAAAAGGGTTTTCAAAGCTGCGCGGCTCCATCGGCAACATTTACGCGTGGCGAATGCGGCTTTCACCCGTTGGCAGCAAATTACGCGCTCGCTATGCCCGCGAGGCCGAATACGCCTACCGACAAGCCTTCGCCTTCGGCCCCATCAGCCCTGAAGCGGTGATTCGCTACACTGCCCTCCTCGGCGAACTCGGGCGGCATCGCGACGCGGTGCACGTCACTCTCGCCTTCCAAAAACTCGACCCTCATTTTCCGCAGACCAGCCAAATGATCGAGCAAGCACTCGAACGAGAGATCGCCCTCCACGCAGCCGCTCATGAAATGGAGAAGGCTTTGGAATCCGCTGAATTCCTGCAGCAGTTAGTGCCCAATCCGCGTTACAAACAACTCGTGGAATCGCTGAAAGACGCCATCAAGGCGAAACAAATATACCTCGACCGATTTAATCGCGATCCTGGAAATGTGGATCATTTTAACATGGCCGTGGATGTCACCGTCCAATCACGCAAACTGCAATTGCTACCGGCCTTAATCGATCGGTTCAAATCTAACATGATCCGTAACGAACCCAACCTCGCCGCCTTGGCGCGAGCCTACAACTTCACCGAAGATTATTCGAACAAGGAAAAAATCTACCAGGAGATGGCCACCCTAATTCCAAATGACCCCGTGCCCTGGTATGACCTCGCCAATGTACAAATGCGGCTGAACAAAACCAATGCCGCCGCAAATTCACTCCTCAAATCTCTCACACTATATTCAGCCTCCGGCACCACTAATCAATATGATATTCCCTCATTCACCCGAACCAATGCTGTTTTGGCTCCGCTGCGTGAGCGACCGGTAATTCAGAAATTGCTGGAACCGAAAGAAGACTAGCCCGCGAGCGGGGCATGCGGTGCCTGCATATCGTAGTTCAACACCGAAAGGCAATAAAGCGCCGCTGTCTCACTGCGTAAAATTGCGCGGCCCAACGTAATCGGATGCGCCCCACCGGAAAGAATCTCGTTACTCTCCTCCGGCGTGAAATCGCCTTCCGGCCCAATCCACACACCGATGGATTCTGGCATTGCGCCCCGCTCGGTTAAGTGTTCGAAAATGTATTCGCGCGGATGCCGGGTGCGACCCTGCAAACTCGCGATCAAAGGAAGATCAAATGATTCGCCGCGTGCCAGAAATTCACGTGGTGTCACTGGCGGCTCAATCACCGGCAACCACGGGCTACCGCATTGCTTGATGGAATCAATCGCAATCGCGCGCCATTTGTCCACCTTCGCCACGCCATCCTCCACTTGCGCGACTGAGCGTCCCGCCGCGAGCGTCACCACCCGATGCACACACAGCTCAGTCGCCTTTTGGATAATAAAATCCATCGATTTCCCTTTCGTCATCGCCTGCAACAACGTGATGCGATACGGCAAAGGTTCGATGCGGTTTTGCTGCTGCACCACCAACCGCGTCGAGCGTTTATCAACCACCGCCGCAGTGCACATAAACTCATTCCCCGCGCCATCGAGCACGGCCACGCGTTCGCCTTCGCGCACGCGCAGTACAGTCGCGGCGTGGTGGCTTTCGCGTTCATCGAGCGTGAGCTCGCCTTCGGTCACGCGTTCGGGAGGGAGATAAAAACGGTGCATTAGTTGAAAAGATTGCGGGCTTTTTCGAAGAAACTTTTACTCTGCGGATTCACGTCATCCCCGCATGAGTTGGCAAAATCCTGCAGCTTGGCTTTTTGTTCTTTATTGAGACGCGCGGGCACCTCCACAGTCACCCGCACGTTGAGGTCCCCGGTGCCGTAACCCTGCAGATTTTTCACACCGCGTCCTTTGAGGCGAAACGTCGTTCCCGTTTGCGTGCCCGCCGGAACTTTAATGCTCGCACTGCCCGCCAGCGTGGGCACTTTCAATTCGCCGCCCAGAGCAGCCGTCACAAAACTAATCGGTACTTCGCAAATTAAATCATCCGCGTCGCGATCAAATATCTCGTGTGGTCGCACGTGCAAAACCACATATAAATCACCATTCGATCCGCCGCGCAACCCCGCTTCACCATTGCTGGAACTGCGCAAACGCGTTCCCGTATCCACTCCCTCGGGGACTTTTAATGTAATCGCACTCTTCTTCTCCTTGCGTCCGCCGCCCCGGCAATCGCCACAGGGTTTTTCCAAAACCGTACCCAACCCATCGCAATGCGGGCAGGTTTGTTGCATCCGAAAAAACCCGCGTTGCGTAACCACCTGACCTTGTCCATTGCAAGTGCCGCATTGTTTGCGCCCACTCCCTGAAGCCGCACCGGATCCGTCACATTTTTTGCAGCGATCCAGTTTAGTGATTGTGATTTTCTTTTCGCAGCCAAGCACGGCATCCTCAAAATCAATTTCCATATCGTAGCGCAAATCCGCGCCCCGTTGCGCTCCGCTGGGATCACGGCGTTGTCCACCGCCTCCAAAGAGTTGGTCAAAAATCCCACCACCCCCTCCCTCGCCAAATACCTGATTAAACAGATCCGATGCATCCACGCTCCCATGAAACCCGCCACCACCACCGCCGCCGGCTTCAAACGCAGCATGGCCCATTTGATCGTAAGCAGCTTTTTTTTGGTCGTCGCTCAGCACTTCGTATGCCTCGCCAACTTCCTTAAATTTACCCTCAGCACTCTGGTCATCGGGATTTTTGTCCGGATGAAATTTTACGGCCTGCTTGCGATACGCTTTTTTAATTTCAACCGCATCCGCATCTTTGCCCACACCGAGCACTTCGTAATAATCACGCTTAGCCATTAGTTTTCTGTGGTCTCAGCTTCCACAACCGGCGCGGCGGCCACGATCACTCGGGCCGGACGCACAAGCCGATCGTTGAGTTTATAACCGCGCTGCACTTGCTGCAGCACCGTGCCTTCCGCCGCCTCGGTGGTATGCTCTTGAGAAATGGCTTCGTGCAAATTGGGGTCGAAGGACTCGCCCACCGCCTCCACCGTATTCACGCCGGAATCCTTTAGCACACCGAGGAGTTGATCATAAATCATTTGCACGCCATCACGAATGGCCGGATCCGCCTTTTCGGCCGCGGCAAGCGCCATTTCAAAATTATCCAGCACCGGCAGCAGTTTTTCCAACAAACTTTGATTTGCGAATTGGCGCGCCTCATCTTTCTCACGTTGAGAGCGTTTGCGGAAATTTTCAATATCCGCCGCCTGGCGCACGTGGCGGTCATTGAGTTCATCAATGATGACCTGCGCTTCCTTCAGTGTTTTGGGCCCGACGGATTCGTTTTCCTCATCAGCCTCTTGCTCGGCTTTTTCGGCGAGGCGCTTTTCCAGCGCGGTCAATTCCGGTTGTTCAACGGATTGCTTGTCTTTGTCTTTTCCCATGTTCCAGAATTTCATTCGGCTTTCTTGGCCACTTTTAAATCAATGTGTAAATCGCGCAATTGACGCGCCTCCACGGCCGCGGGACTATCGGTCATCAGACACGAACCCTTTGCGGTTTTCGGAAATGCGATTACATCGCGAATGCTATCCGCGCCGCAAAGCAACGCGATGAGCCGGTCGAAACCCAACGCAATCCCACCGTGCGGTGGACAGCCGTACTTGAACGCTTCTAGCATATATCCAAAACGCGCCTGAGTAACTTCCGGCGAAAGTTGCAGCAAATCTTCAAAAATAGTTTTCTGCAATTCCGGCTGATGAATCCGGATCGACCCGCCGCCCAACTCGACGCCATTGACCACTACATCATAATGCTGACCGCGAACGCTCTTGGGGTCACTCTTCAAGTTTTCCGCATCCTCCTCCACTGGCGAGGTGAAGGGATGATGGCTCGAATACCATCGATCCATTTCGCGATCGAAAGCCAGCAACGGAAACTCAATCACCCACAGGAAATTAAATTGATCCGTTGGGATTTCCAGCTTGCCAAGTTCCACCAGCTTGTCCGCGGCATACTGCCGAATGCGCCCAAGAATTTCACAAGCGTTGATCCACTCATCGGCAGCAAATAAAATGAGGTCACCTTCCTCAATCTCCAGTTTTTCAGTTAATGCCGTTTTCTCAGCATCGCTGAAAAATTTCACAATCGGCGATTTCCATTCACCGTTTTCCACTTTGATAAATGCGAGCCCCTTCGCGCCGAGGCCCTTGGCAATGTCAGTCATCGTTTCCAATTGGCCCTGGGTGACGCAGGCAAAGCCCTTGGCGTTGATTGCTTTCACCACCCCGCCCCGTTCCACCGCACCGCTAAACACCTTGAACCCGCTCGCGGCAAATTCTTCGGTGAAATCCGTAATCTCAATCGCATAACGCGTGTCTGGCTTGTCGCTGCCATAGCGATCCATCACTTCGCGATACGGAATGCGCGGGAATGGCGTAGGCACGTCGTAATCGAGCGCGGTCTTCCAGATTTTTTTCAACAAGCCCTCGATGAGCGCATAAATATCCTCGCGATCGATGAAGGACATTTCGATGTCGATTTGTGTAAATTCCGGTTGGCGATCCGCACGCAAATCCTCATCACGATAACAGCGCGCGAGTTGGAAATATTTGTCCACGCCAGCGCACATCAGCACTTGCTTAAATTGCTGGGGCGACTGCGGTAGCGCATAAAATTCACCCGCCGAAATGCGGCTCGGCACGAGAAACTCGCGCGCGCCCTCGGGTGTGGATTTGAATAACGTCGGCGTCTCCACTTCCAAAAACCCCTGTTCATCCATGAATACGCGCGTGGCCGTGGCCACTTTGCTGCGCAACCGAAGATTGGCCGACATTTCGGGACGACGCAAATCCAGGTAACGATATTGCAGACGCAACTCTTCGTTCACTTTCGCCGCCGCTCCGGGGTCATCAATTTGAAAAGGCAAAACCGCCGCTGCGTTATGAACCTCCATCGCCGAGGCCACCATCTCGATTTGGCCGGTGGGGATTTTGTTATTCTCCGTGTCGTCCGGCCGTTGACGCACTTTTCCTGACACGCTGATAACGCTTTCGCTGTGCAGCTTGCCGGCCGATTCCACTAAGGCTGAATTGCATTCCTGCGGGTCGAAGACCAGTTGCGTGCGTCCTTCGCGATCGCGGATATCAATAAAAATCACTCCGCCCAAGTCGCGGCGCGAGTGTACCCAACCCGAAAGTGTGGCCTCTTGACCGGCGTTTTCCAGTCGTAATTCGTTGCAATGATGCGTTCGTTTCATGAATCCCCCCAACGCCCTTGGGCGAAATGGAGGCGGATACTGCCCGAAAATCCCAGAAAATCAAACAAATTTCACAGAAGTAAATTTATAGACCCATTGGACCCCCACTTACTCATCACTTCGATTCATTCCAAAGAATCCGCAGGTTATGTGTCTGACGACAGGCGACGATGATTTCGGGTTTGCCGTCACCATTTAAGTCGCCGGCTTTGATGTCTTCCACGGCGGTTTCTTTGCCGCTTAGTTGATAAGTTTTCCATTTCGAATAACCAGCATTTTGGGGGACGTACAATTTCAAACCCGGCACGCCGCGGGTAGTCATTCCACGCCAACCGGCCACCACTTGGTCGCCGCCCGTGCCCAGAAAATCCGCTGTGGCCAATGCGTGACCGTCCTTTAACGATTCATCCAGAACCCAGCGTTGCCACGATAAACTGGTGGTGGAAAGATACACCACCACCGTACTGCCGTGTTTCGGCTCAATAGTTGTGATGAATCGCTTGCCTGTGACCGTGCGACCGTCCCGGACTTCCCCGGCATAATTTGAAGTGAAACGCATATATTTCCATTTATCATTGCGATCGCGACCGAACCAATAGACCCCCTCCAAACCGGCCTGCAAAAATTCCTCACGGCCATCGCGATTCCAATCGATCGGATGAAAATTGTGACTGTCGTGCATGAAATTGGAAACCAACGTGCGCTTCCATTCGTCGGCAGGATTTTTGGGCATACGATAGGCGTATACTTTGATGCCATCACCTTTGCCACCTTTATTGCCACGACCGTGGAGCGGCTTCACAATCAAATCAAACTTCCCCTTCCCGGCTTTCATCCAGTGCATTCGATGGGTGGTAGGCTCGTGAGGCAACCGGATGGGCGCCCAGTTCCCTAGCCGATTAGCGGTGGGGTTGAGATAAAAAATCGAGCCGGAATTTTTCTCATCGCTGGTTTCGCCAATATTCCATTGGGCGCCTACAGCCAGCTCGGCTTTACCGTCGCCATCAAGGTCGCGGGCAGTAACACACACGTGATCGCGCTGGGTGAGGTGGCCGCTCACTTGATGTTTTTTCCACGTCGGGTTTTCATACCAAACGATCTTATCCTTGTCGCACAGGATGATGTCGGTTTTTTTGTCGCCATTCATGTCGGCCAATTGCAAGCCGTAACCAATGCCAATCTTACCGTCGATTTCTTGTGTGCGGAATTTGGGTTCCGCCGCCGACCCCATCGAAACCAACACAAGCAGAATACAGGTGGATGTTTTCATAAATTAATGCACCGGCCGCAGCCCGTGTCTTTTGCGGACGACATTATAGCCATAGCGATCAAGTGTTCCATCCTGATATCGAAACTTTGCATTATCCAATTCCCAGCGGGCGTGCTTCTCGCTCCAGCTCAACTCGGATTTCGCATCCAACTCATCCCGAAACGCATACTCCACCGCTTGGCATCCACCGAACAGGCACAATGTCGCCCCAAAAAGAATAATGTGTTTCACGCGCAAAGTGTCCTGTCGCAATGGAATTTTCACAATAAAAAAAACCGCCCGGCGAACCGGACGGTTGTTAACCTTGTTTCCGTATACTCACGCCAGCGCAGCTTGGGCGGCGGCAAGTTTTGCAGTTGGAACCCGGAAAGGCGAGCAACTCACGTAATTCAGGCCGAGGGTGGCGCAGAATTTTACGCTGCTGGGCTCGCCGCCGTGTTCGCCGCAGATGCCGAGCTTGATTTTCGGGCGGGTGCTGCGGCCTTTTTTAACGGCGATTTCCATGAGCTGCCCGACGCCGGTTTGATCCACCACAGCGAAGGGGTTGTTGCCGATGATGTCCTGTTCCTGATAATTCGGCAGGAATGAACCAGAATCATCACGGCTCATGCCCATCGTGGTTTGGGTGAGGTCATTGGTGCCGAAGCTGAAGAACTCGGCGACCTCGGCGATCTCATCAGCAGTCAGTGCGCCGCGCGGCACTTCGATCATCGTGCCAACGAGGTAGTTGAGTTTCACCTTCTTTTTGGCACTCACTTCTTTGGCCACGCGATGGATGATATCAGCTTGCAACTCCAGCTCTTTGCGGAAGCCAACCAGCGGCACCATCACCTCGGGCACAACTTTGATGCCCTTCTTTTGCACGTTGGCCGCTGCTTCAAAGATTGCTTGCGCCTGCATCTCGGCCACTTCCGGATAAGAAATCGCCAATCGACAACCGCGATGGCCGAGCATTGGGTTGAATTCGTGGAGGTCATTCACGCGCTGTTGAATTTCGGCTGGCTTCACCTTCAATTTTTTGGCGAGATCCGCGATCTGTTTTTTGTCGTGCGGCAAAAACTCATGCAGTGGCGGATCCAATAAACGAATCGTCGCCGGCAATCCGTTGAGCGCTTTGAAGATGCCCTCGAAATCTTTGCGCTGAAACGGCAGCAACTTCTTCACCGCCTTGCGCCGGTCCGCTTCGTTGTCGGCAAGAATCATTTGGCGCACAGCATCAATGCGATCGCCCTCGAAGAACATATGCTCCGTGCGGCACAAGCCAATGCCGGTAGCACCAAAGGCCACGGCGTTTTTCACCTGTCCCGGGGTGTCCGCGTTGGTGCGCACCGCCATCTTAGCCGCTTTATCGCACCAGCCCATCAATTGAGTATAATTTTTATACGTCCGCCCGCGCTTGGCTTTGGCGTTGTTTTCGAGCAAGCCTTGAATGACTTCGCTGGGCGCAGTCTTCACTTCGCCCGCGTAAATCTCGCCCGACGTGCCGTCGATGGATATGTAATCGCCTTCCTTGAATTTCAGCTTACCCACGGTGAGCGTGCGCTTGCCGTAATCCACGATCAACTCCGCCGCGCCGCAAACGCAAACTTTGCCCATTTGGCGGGCAACCAATGCCGCGTGACTACTCACCCCACCGCGCGCGGTGAGAATGCCGTTGGCGGCGATCATGCCACGCAGATCTTCCGGCGAAGTTTCCACGCGCACGAGCATCACCGCCTGTCCCTTTGCCGCGGCGGCCTCGGCGCGGTCGGCGTTGAAATAGATCCGTCCCGTCGCTGCGCCCGGGCCAGCGGGCAAGCCTTTGGCGATGACTTTGGTTGTCTTCAACGTGGCCGCATCAAAAATCGGCGCGAGCACTTGATCCAACTGCTCAGCCGGCACACGGTTCACGGCAGTTTTCCAGTTGATGAGTTTTTCTTTCACCATCTCACACGCGATGCGCACGGCCGCGAGGCCGGTGCGCTTGCCGTTGCGGGTTTGGAGCATGAACACTTTGCGCTCTTCGATGGTGAACTCGAAATCCTGCATATCGCGAAAATGTTTTTCCAATCGCACGCGAATGGCTTCCAATTCCTTGTGCGCGCTCGGCATCACTTTTTTGAGCTTCGCCACAGGATCGGGCGTGCGCACGCCGGCCACCACGTCTTCGCCCTGCGCGTTCATCAGGAATTCGCCGTAGAAAACTTTTTCCCCGCTGGCGGGATCGCGCGTGAAGGCCACGCCACTGCCGGAAGTCGCGCCGGTGTTGCCGAAGACCATTGCCTGCACATTCACCGCCGTGCCCCAAGCGGCGGGGATGCTGTATTTGCGGCGGTAAACATTGGCACGATCGTTCATCCACGAATTAAACACCGCCCCGATCGAGCCATCGAGTTGCTCCCACGGATCATTCGGGAACGCTTTGCCGGTGCGTTGCTTCACCAGTTTTTTGAAAGACGCCACCAATTCCTGCAAATGTTCCGCGGTCAGCT comes from Limisphaerales bacterium and encodes:
- the dnaJ gene encoding molecular chaperone DnaJ; translation: MAKRDYYEVLGVGKDADAVEIKKAYRKQAVKFHPDKNPDDQSAEGKFKEVGEAYEVLSDDQKKAAYDQMGHAAFEAGGGGGGGFHGSVDASDLFNQVFGEGGGGGIFDQLFGGGGQRRDPSGAQRGADLRYDMEIDFEDAVLGCEKKITITKLDRCKKCDGSGAASGSGRKQCGTCNGQGQVVTQRGFFRMQQTCPHCDGLGTVLEKPCGDCRGGGRKEKKSAITLKVPEGVDTGTRLRSSSNGEAGLRGGSNGDLYVVLHVRPHEIFDRDADDLICEVPISFVTAALGGELKVPTLAGSASIKVPAGTQTGTTFRLKGRGVKNLQGYGTGDLNVRVTVEVPARLNKEQKAKLQDFANSCGDDVNPQSKSFFEKARNLFN
- a CDS encoding DUF2723 domain-containing protein, with amino-acid sequence MSKGKRGKKRFPKPSQASPSVPQELLPDEPEAVPEPELVSPAQPTSFFRRCDWLAFTLATLISFGVYFYTLAPDLTLEDSGELAVGSMYAGVPHPPGYPVWTLYTWAFTQLPFGNIAWRVALSSAVAAALACGLLALMVSRTAQLMLKSIETFREVKERQRDLIGLASGTAAGLLLAFNGFMWSQAVIVEVYTLGIFTFMAVLALMMRWYFRPTQRWPLYLAYFCFGLCFANHQTLLLAAVGIEAIVLLADRKIGKDFLLCNCGVYILGLFATLPAEGAPPDSEPGVFILFNTVGVTMFALLLGMMLYDRGKQYVLKGSLNPTNLTAITVSAVAVYLLSAGAFGWAWGSFFDDNKFSSAANAVKVWALLNALLLGALALFSWLKNGGNPNTPPLLRHWMPLLNTRAAWLLGAAFYLYMPIASMTNPPMNWAYPRTEQGFKHSFFRKQYDKIEPSNLTRIFFDRNYIAPRPNNPSPRTQFNGGQAYVYLEEAAQEFSMSYLALAFLPMAFLPWMAIRERRWIAALTGIFISFTLILIFLLNPTADEQNRHLYKVFFTATHIFIALAAGLGTALVAATLTSRNRELAIGLTGFLSLLVILEIIQAVDTFKATDFIIPQSAAVIGLSLIFLLLLCAVGRLAGPKSFRSSLLALGVGLIILLPIRPALSNWAVNEQRGHLFGYWYGHDMFTPPFKIFPEMDKDAILFGGTDPGRFAPTYMIFCESFIAAKYKRDKNFDRRDVYIITQNALADGTYLQYIRAHYNRSAQVDKEDKDFFRSLADKLDPDEAKTADDRRDVLERRSTLYMLTLLGLLVGAGMLVHASILRRDEENHRESLGAFRWGGLVILGSLLMLPAAAKSVLHKADGILTGVGQRVEQARRDRGVYPKNEIHTPSTLDNQIAFNDYLQDAMRRMALGQLAHNENVTLNFPFQCPKCGTGHLVSVDRNRLELYRQMTVQGGLLCPNDQQFMPTPSSPQMQVRGTGSVMAINALLTKVIFETNPAHSFYVEESYPLQWMYPYITPHGIIMKLEAEREFEITAITPAPLNPTNAPVQLAVGDELTLPPGPDQDSIKPLTPAKFFVSSIQTNGMPSAIRIEDGGRFELSPPELLFVTGERTNVASLKVKMERIPNAAAYQIIQAEVDPKMAGFNFQKNEVLQVFDSIISGSLQIKQHARLRVTEVNSQTGIAQVEIIQGGRYVLMPPRHINLHAANGVPLRMEIQPRRIPKYTELSEAMLARDRKFWDEYSKRLIGDAINETMTVEAICQWVEKTHLRRNLDGFNGDPRFLRDQLAQKGFSKLRGSIGNIYAWRMRLSPVGSKLRARYAREAEYAYRQAFAFGPISPEAVIRYTALLGELGRHRDAVHVTLAFQKLDPHFPQTSQMIEQALEREIALHAAAHEMEKALESAEFLQQLVPNPRYKQLVESLKDAIKAKQIYLDRFNRDPGNVDHFNMAVDVTVQSRKLQLLPALIDRFKSNMIRNEPNLAALARAYNFTEDYSNKEKIYQEMATLIPNDPVPWYDLANVQMRLNKTNAAANSLLKSLTLYSASGTTNQYDIPSFTRTNAVLAPLRERPVIQKLLEPKED
- the grpE gene encoding nucleotide exchange factor GrpE is translated as MKFWNMGKDKDKQSVEQPELTALEKRLAEKAEQEADEENESVGPKTLKEAQVIIDELNDRHVRQAADIENFRKRSQREKDEARQFANQSLLEKLLPVLDNFEMALAAAEKADPAIRDGVQMIYDQLLGVLKDSGVNTVEAVGESFDPNLHEAISQEHTTEAAEGTVLQQVQRGYKLNDRLVRPARVIVAAAPVVEAETTEN
- a CDS encoding 16S rRNA (uracil(1498)-N(3))-methyltransferase, encoding MHRFYLPPERVTEGELTLDERESHHAATVLRVREGERVAVLDGAGNEFMCTAAVVDKRSTRLVVQQQNRIEPLPYRITLLQAMTKGKSMDFIIQKATELCVHRVVTLAAGRSVAQVEDGVAKVDKWRAIAIDSIKQCGSPWLPVIEPPVTPREFLARGESFDLPLIASLQGRTRHPREYIFEHLTERGAMPESIGVWIGPEGDFTPEESNEILSGGAHPITLGRAILRSETAALYCLSVLNYDMQAPHAPLAG
- a CDS encoding P-II family nitrogen regulator — its product is MKKIEAIIKPFKLEEVKDALAEVGIEGMTVAEVKGFGRQKGHTEIYRGSEYTVDFLPKIKLEVAVTDDNLEAAIKAVAESAKTGKIGDGKIFVSTIDEAIRIRTNEKGDEAL